The following coding sequences lie in one Arachis ipaensis cultivar K30076 chromosome B05, Araip1.1, whole genome shotgun sequence genomic window:
- the LOC110262826 gene encoding uncharacterized protein LOC110262826 — protein MITLANFEEVLSMLSSVAMEGSFFLEEFPTFLSDAEIEIKSNTKHWMDKVFMSNGFRVEMINHKGVSESSKEECASAHYRNKLAVADQLRLSDDQVTHLLFTTNLSFLGLTPW, from the exons ATGATAACATTGGCAAATTTTGAAGAAGTTTTGTCAATGTTAAGCAGTGTGGCCATGGAAGGAAGCTTTTTTCTGGAAGAGTTCCCTACATTTTTATCTGATGCAGAAATAGAAATCAAG TCCAACACAAAGCATTGGATGGATAAAGTATTCATGAGCAATGGCTTTCGTGTTGAAATGATTAATCATAAAGGAGTTTCTGAAAGTTCAAAAGAAGAATGTGCTTCAGCACATTACAGGAACAAGCTGGCTGTTGCTGACCAACTGAGACTTTCAGATGATCAGGTGACACATCTTCTCTTCACTACAAATTTGTCTTTCCTCGGCCTCACTCCTTGGTAA
- the LOC107643547 gene encoding uncharacterized protein LOC107643547, whose amino-acid sequence MGTAGDADADKGCAKFLKLNRVQSLAYQDKSKWFQDMRQSLSLTASIIATITFQSAINPPGGVVPAPTGETPICFPSNQTNIQICPGESVVALMKKKYYLGFLICNTICFISSLSVCLLLVSGLSLDNTSVTWFLLIGMCITITSLVVTYLFGAMMVTPEIIKNVGSAFAVIMIVWAAVFALVSFLLILRFVSSKNEKVKKHKEQETREQELARVKGSIGDP is encoded by the coding sequence ATGGGAACAGCAGGAGATGCAGACGCAGATAAAGGATGTGCCAAGTTTCTTAAGCTTAATAGAGTGCAGTCACTAGCTTATCAGGACAAAAGCAAATGGTTTCAAGATATGAGACAGAGCCTCAGTCTGACGGCTTCCATAATAGCAACCATCACCTTTCAATCCGCCATCAACCCGCCCGGGGGTGTCGTGCCAGCACCGACCGGTGAGACGCCAATCTGTTTTCCATCTAATCAAACAAACATACAAATTTGCCCCGGGGAATCTGTTGTAGCCctgatgaaaaaaaaatattacttagGGTTCTTGATATGCAACACCATATGTTTCATATCGTCACTAAGTGTTTGTCTCTTACTGGTGAGTGGCCTCTCTCTGGACAATACATCGGTGACGTGGTTCTTGTTGATTGGCATGTGTATCACTATCACAAGCCTTGTTGTTACTTACTTGTTTGGAGCCATGATGGTTACTCCTGAAATTATTAAAAATGTTGGGAGTGCTTTCGCGGTTATTATGATTGTGTGGGCTGCGGTGTTCGCTCTAGTTAGTTTCCTCCTCATATTACGCTTTGTTTCTAGTAAGAACGAGAAAGTGAAGAAACACAAAGAGCAAGAAACTCGAGAACAAGAATTAGCTAGAGTGAAGGGTTCGATCGGTGACCCGTAA